The genomic window TGCGGCTACTGATGGCCAAACAGGTACAAGGGCAGATTATCTCGATGACTACGCAACTAAAAATTTAGATATTAGTACGGTTTTACGTGAAAATCTTGAATTGTTTTTTGCTAAAAAATGTATTTTGGTTGAAGGACCTTCTGAAAAATATGGTTTACCAAAACTTTTAAAACTTTCCGGCTGTGATGTAGATAATTTTTCTGTTTCAATAATTCCCGCGTGGGGTAAAACAAAAATTAAAAATTATCAAATGATTTGTAAAGTTTTTGGCATTGATTATTTTACGATTTTTGATAACGACAAAGCGACTGAGGATGAACCAACAAATGAAAATACGGCGATAGAAAATAATGTTCAGAATGAACAGAAAATAAAATTTTCGACAAGTTTTGAATTAAAACTTGGGGTAATTGGCGATAATAAATTTCAAAAAATAGTAAAGAAGATTGATGAATTAACTGATATAAATTTATTAGATCAGGAGATTAAGGGTTGTACAAATAATTTAAAAACTTTTATAGAGAGTAATAATTTAGGTACTATTTAAATACTAATTTAAATCAGTATTTCTAAAAATATGGCGATAAGAAAATCAGAAGACAAAAATATTCGTAAAATTTTAAAAAGCGGTGATAGCTATGCCGTAACGATTCCGATTGAAATGATCAATGAACTAAAATGGAGAGAAAAACAGAAAGTAGTTGTCAAAATGAAAGGAAAGAGTATAATTGTTAGAGATTGGAAATAATTTTATTATACCGATCAGATTTTAATATAAGAATTTATTATATAAATTTATGGAATTTTCTAGTGATGAATATATTAAAATTGGCGAGATTGCAAAACCATTTTGGGAAAGAGGTGTTTCTCAAAAACCACCTCAATTTGTGATTTTTATGGGCGGAGTTGGCTCTGGAAAAACAACAATTCGCAGGGAAAAATATGCGACTGGTTATGTGCATTTTGATTTTGGCGAGATTTACAAAACTATAAAAAAAGAATTTGAAAAAAATAATCCCAAGTTATCAAGCTATACCGCCTTGGCGAGCGACATGATTTTAAGAGAA from Patescibacteria group bacterium includes these protein-coding regions:
- a CDS encoding AbrB/MazE/SpoVT family DNA-binding domain-containing protein; the protein is MAIRKSEDKNIRKILKSGDSYAVTIPIEMINELKWREKQKVVVKMKGKSIIVRDWK